The nucleotide sequence CCACCTCAGCCTTGATGGAGTTCAGGGAATCGTAAACTCCCTCAAGGTTGCCCAGCGCCGTGTCGTAGTCGCTGAGGGCCTGGTCCACCGAGCTGTCTATGGTCTCATCTGTCTTCAGACTGTCCAGGGGTGATTTATCGCCCGTGTTGCCAAATTCTTTGAGTAGGTCTATCCCCTGCTTCACGAAATCCTTGGCCTCCGGAGCCTTGCTGGCCAGCTCCAGTTCGTTCTCGCGCAGCTTCAATTCAACCTTGGCCTGGGTCAGTTGCATCTCCGCCTCGCTGATCCGGGCCAGATGCTCCGGCTGGCTCTGCAAATATTCGTAGCGAGAGTTGAAGTCCTTTTCCGTGATGCTGGTGCTGGCGGTGCGCAGGATCTTTCCGGCTTCGTTGCCGGTGGATGGCAGGGTCTGCGGTTCGCCCACCTTCACGTCCAGCAGGCAATAGGCCTGAAGCTGGGACATATCCTTGCCAAACACAGACGGAGCCTTGGCCAGCAGGTCCTCCAGCGTTTCCAGCTGGGACCGGCGTGAAGACATTTCGGGTTCTTCCACGGATTTGATGCTGTAGGTGTATTCTGTTTGGATGTTGAAGGTTTCGCCGCTGCCGGCGGAAATGTCGTCCCAGAAGAGAAAGTAAGCTCCGGTGAGCAGACCGGCCACGCCCAGTACGATGAGGCTGATCAGCAGCGCGGGCGGGAATTTTTTGGGTTTGGGCGCCTCCTGCTGATAGAAGACCGGGGCCGGACGGGGATAGGTGCCGGACGGGGTTCCGGAAAAGGCGGCAACAACTGAGTTCCAGTCCAGTTCAGCGATCCCGCCCAGGGAAACTCTGTCGCCGGGACGGACCAACGCGCTGGTAACCCTCTGTCCGTTCACCTGGATGCCGTTTAGCGAGTTCTGGTCTGTGATCCGGTACTGCGAGCCCTCGCGGGTGATCACGGCGTGCAGCCGCGAGATGCGTTCGTGGTTCACAACGATGTCGTTTCCAGCGT is from Candidatus Cloacimonadota bacterium and encodes:
- a CDS encoding FHA domain-containing protein; protein product: MKCINCGAEIEADSSFCVVCGKPVNPSRQLRIGRDAGNDIVVNHERISRLHAVITREGSQYRITDQNSLNGIQVNGQRVTSALVRPGDRVSLGGIAELDWNSVVAAFSGTPSGTYPRPAPVFYQQEAPKPKKFPPALLISLIVLGVAGLLTGAYFLFWDDISAGSGETFNIQTEYTYSIKSVEEPEMSSRRSQLETLEDLLAKAPSVFGKDMSQLQAYCLLDVKVGEPQTLPSTGNEAGKILRTASTSITEKDFNSRYEYLQSQPEHLARISEAEMQLTQAKVELKLRENELELASKAPEAKDFVKQGIDLLKEFGNTGDKSPLDSLKTDETIDSSVDQALSDYDTALGNLEGVYDSLNSIKAEVAAVKTDSAKKGGRVLK